The genomic stretch TCTCGGCATGAGATTCAACACTGAGGCCCGTACGCTCAAATCCTTTTGTCGGGCCTTGGGCGACGTGTCGATGGCCGGGGTTAGGCCCGATCGTGTGTACAGTTTCCTGGCGGGTTCTGGGCCGGTCACGGTTTTCTGGAGAAACAAACACTCGGTTCTGCGCGGCTTTTATCGTTTTGCTTTCGCGCGTGGCTACGCAGCTACGTCTCCGCTGCCGAATATTGTTCCCAAACCTCCACATGCCTTTGTGCCTTACATCTACTCGCGCGAAGAAGTCAGACGCCTGCTCGAGGCTGCCTCAGCCACACCCCCTTCCCAGGCACGCATCGACCCCGATGTATTGCGCATGCTGCTTCTGATGTTGTATGGCGCCGCTCTTCGGATTAGCGAGGCGCTGACCCTCACGATGGCAGACGTGGATCTGGAGCAAGCAGTGCTGTGCATCCGCGAGAGCAAGTTCTACAGGACACGGCTGGTACCGTTGGGGAGCGACCTCGCTGAGACACTCAGGCAGTTCGTCGTCAGACGCAACCGGCGTTATTCCTGCCGGCCCGACGCGCCTTTGTTTCCGTTCCGAGATGGCAGGGCATTGAGCCGCAACGCAGCTGAAGTCGCTTTCCGACGTGTAAGAGATAGTGCTGGCGTTCTGCGACACGACGGGGCTCGCTATCAGCCACGCCTTCATGATCTGAGGCACGCCGCAGCAGTTCATCGGCTCATTGCCTGGTATCGCAGCGGGGCCGATGTCCAGCG from Paraburkholderia phytofirmans OLGA172 encodes the following:
- a CDS encoding tyrosine-type recombinase/integrase, giving the protein MKLSAAVDEYVRHKRSLGMRFNTEARTLKSFCRALGDVSMAGVRPDRVYSFLAGSGPVTVFWRNKHSVLRGFYRFAFARGYAATSPLPNIVPKPPHAFVPYIYSREEVRRLLEAASATPPSQARIDPDVLRMLLLMLYGAALRISEALTLTMADVDLEQAVLCIRESKFYRTRLVPLGSDLAETLRQFVVRRNRRYSCRPDAPLFPFRDGRALSRNAAEVAFRRVRDSAGVLRHDGARYQPRLHDLRHAAAVHRLIAWYRSGADVQRLLPQLATYLGHVHIAGTQRYLK